A single region of the Biomaibacter acetigenes genome encodes:
- the moaC gene encoding cyclic pyranopterin monophosphate synthase MoaC: protein MEFTHFDEEGRARMVNVGEKPDTERVAVARGFIEMKPETLKMIVEGRAKKGDVLAVSQVAGIMAAKETSRIIPMCHNIFLTGVDVKFQIYEDKSAIGVEARVTTVGKTGVEMEALTAVSVACLTIYDMCKAVDRGMVIKDICLMEKSGGKSGEYIRNENVFVKY, encoded by the coding sequence ATGGAATTTACACATTTTGATGAGGAAGGCAGAGCCCGCATGGTAAATGTAGGCGAAAAACCGGATACCGAGCGGGTGGCCGTGGCCCGGGGATTTATTGAGATGAAGCCCGAAACTTTAAAGATGATAGTGGAGGGCCGGGCGAAAAAGGGTGATGTGCTGGCGGTTTCCCAGGTGGCCGGCATCATGGCCGCCAAGGAAACCTCCCGCATCATACCCATGTGCCACAATATATTTCTTACAGGTGTGGATGTAAAGTTTCAGATATATGAAGATAAGAGCGCCATCGGCGTGGAAGCCCGGGTTACCACCGTTGGCAAAACCGGGGTGGAGATGGAAGCCCTCACGGCGGTGTCGGTGGCTTGTCTTACTATATATGACATGTGCAAGGCCGTCGATAGAGGCATGGTGATAAAGGATATCTGCCTTATGGAAAAAAGCGGAGGAAAAAGCGGGGAATATATAAGGAATGAAAACGTTTTTGTAAAATATTGA
- a CDS encoding MOSC domain-containing protein — translation MGKIIAVCKSENKGERKVNVSSARLVENFGVEGDAHGGSWHRQVSLLAAESIAKMIDKGLKVGPGDFAENLTTEGIDLTALPVGAKLRAGDALLEVTQIGKKCHARCAIYEQAGDCIMPREGIFAKVLRGGVVSAGDSIDVVTE, via the coding sequence ATGGGCAAGATTATAGCTGTTTGTAAGAGCGAAAATAAAGGTGAACGCAAGGTAAATGTAAGTTCTGCCCGCCTTGTGGAAAACTTTGGAGTAGAGGGCGATGCCCATGGTGGCAGCTGGCACCGCCAGGTGAGCCTTCTGGCCGCGGAAAGCATAGCTAAAATGATAGATAAGGGTCTGAAAGTCGGTCCCGGGGATTTTGCCGAAAACCTCACCACCGAAGGCATAGACCTGACAGCTCTACCCGTGGGCGCAAAGCTAAGAGCCGGAGATGCACTGCTGGAGGTAACCCAGATAGGCAAGAAATGTCATGCCAGATGTGCCATATACGAGCAGGCCGGCGACTGCATCATGCCCCGGGAGGGGATTTTCGCAAAGGTACTCAGAGGTGGGGTTGTATCCGCCGGAGATAGTATAGATGTGGTGACGGAATAG
- a CDS encoding MogA/MoaB family molybdenum cofactor biosynthesis protein: MIKIAILTASDRGARGEREDVSGKVIEEMVKDIGGQVMDYRVVSDDLDVLKETMLQMCEKGADIILTTGGTGFSPRDNTPEATLSVIEKEVPGIPEAMRQKSLEKTPHAMLSRARAGTRGRTLIVNLPGSPKAVRENLDVILPALPHAVEVLKGQVKDCGK; the protein is encoded by the coding sequence GTGATAAAAATAGCTATCCTGACCGCCAGTGATCGGGGAGCTCGAGGAGAGCGGGAAGATGTGAGCGGAAAAGTAATAGAGGAAATGGTAAAGGACATCGGCGGACAGGTGATGGACTACAGAGTAGTGTCCGATGACCTTGATGTATTAAAAGAGACCATGCTTCAGATGTGTGAAAAAGGTGCCGATATTATCCTCACCACCGGAGGCACCGGCTTTTCACCAAGAGACAATACTCCCGAAGCCACCCTGTCAGTGATAGAAAAGGAGGTTCCCGGAATTCCTGAGGCTATGAGGCAAAAGAGCCTGGAAAAGACTCCTCATGCCATGCTCTCTCGAGCCCGGGCCGGAACCCGCGGCAGAACCCTCATCGTGAACCTCCCCGGAAGCCCCAAAGCCGTCCGGGAAAATCTCGACGTAATACTCCCGGCCCTGCCTCACGCAGTGGAAGTATTAAAAGGCCAGGTAAAAGATTGCGGAAAATAA
- a CDS encoding MFS transporter, with protein MLQHQEKSMDEKRKLAINFYAISFDAIFFNISSAFLDPGTVIPSFVSMLTNSPILIGLTTTIRNCGWFLPQLLVAHRVESLPYKKPVVLWAGGSLRLSIGIMAFSALLAARNPGLALSLFYLFFVILSFSDGITGVPWIDIFAKSIPPSSRGRYYALTQLLGGSLAFGAGFLIKNILDSKDFVFPNNYFIIFMMGFILAAMSFISFIRVRENISETKPGQEDLRVFLSKIPVLLKSDMTLRKLILINTLVRFFFLPLPFYVIFARENLGLSNDVVGFFVSSQMLGYVLAGVVLGRINDYSGSRMVILITGFATTLQPVLALASYWLHLKGYPFILLYTAIFASIGITYSGVWVGIFNYLLKIAPEEKRPLYIGLLNTVTAPTTFLPIIGGLVINNFNYTFLFIMTFAIVFTGFILSFTIKEPDIIQKKL; from the coding sequence TTGTTACAGCATCAGGAAAAAAGCATGGATGAAAAAAGAAAGCTTGCCATCAATTTTTATGCCATCAGTTTTGATGCTATCTTTTTCAACATTTCCTCGGCCTTTCTGGACCCGGGCACGGTGATACCGTCTTTTGTGAGCATGCTGACAAATTCCCCCATATTGATCGGACTTACCACCACCATCAGGAACTGCGGATGGTTTTTACCACAACTGCTGGTAGCCCACCGGGTGGAAAGCCTTCCCTACAAAAAGCCCGTGGTACTCTGGGCCGGCGGTAGCCTCCGGCTCTCCATCGGCATCATGGCGTTTTCAGCGCTGCTGGCAGCCAGAAATCCGGGCCTTGCCTTGAGCTTATTTTACCTGTTTTTTGTCATACTGTCCTTTTCTGATGGCATAACGGGAGTGCCGTGGATTGACATTTTCGCGAAATCCATCCCTCCCAGTAGCAGGGGCAGGTACTATGCCCTGACCCAGTTGTTGGGCGGAAGCCTGGCTTTTGGAGCCGGTTTCCTTATAAAAAATATCCTGGACAGTAAAGACTTTGTCTTTCCTAACAATTATTTTATCATTTTTATGATGGGTTTTATCCTTGCCGCCATGTCTTTTATTTCTTTTATCCGGGTAAGGGAAAACATATCCGAAACAAAGCCGGGTCAGGAGGATTTAAGGGTTTTTTTAAGCAAAATCCCGGTTTTATTAAAAAGCGACATGACCCTGAGGAAACTCATTCTGATTAATACCCTGGTGAGGTTTTTTTTCCTGCCTCTGCCCTTTTATGTCATTTTCGCCAGGGAAAACCTGGGGCTCTCCAATGACGTGGTGGGGTTTTTCGTATCTTCCCAGATGCTGGGATATGTGCTGGCCGGAGTGGTTCTCGGTAGAATCAACGACTACAGTGGAAGCAGGATGGTTATCTTGATAACCGGTTTTGCAACAACGCTTCAGCCTGTTCTGGCTCTCGCCAGTTACTGGCTGCATTTGAAGGGCTATCCTTTTATCCTGCTTTACACCGCCATCTTTGCATCTATTGGAATAACTTACAGCGGAGTCTGGGTGGGTATATTCAATTATCTTTTAAAAATCGCCCCCGAAGAAAAAAGGCCATTATACATAGGTCTCTTGAACACAGTGACCGCCCCCACTACATTTCTTCCAATAATAGGGGGGCTTGTGATAAATAATTTTAATTACACATTTTTATTTATAATGACTTTCGCCATTGTCTTTACCGGCTTTATACTGTCGTTTACCATAAAGGAACCAGATATCATACAAAAAAAATTATAA
- the glp gene encoding gephyrin-like molybdotransferase Glp — MALFSAVTVEQVKEILKKHLEGYKPEIEEANLLQAYNRVLAEDIVSPEDIPAFNRSTVDGFAVRARDTFGASESMPALLTLVGEIRMGEQTEIKLSTGEAAKIPTGGMLPECSDAVVMLEYTQLMDDTILCAEKPVAPKENVVEKGEDIKKGSVVLKKGHTLRPQDLGALAAVGIDRIKLVKPPAVSVISTGDEIKPPASSVKPGEVRDINTYAICGEVMKWGGLPLPQGIVRDNFEDLYDAVKAALEKSHMVLLSGGSSVGARDHTVKVIESLGKPGVLAHGLPVKPGKPTVVAVVDGKPIIGLPGHPVSAMVIFEILVRPIISTMLGRPEDFGGTRVYARMSRNIASAAGRQDFIRVKLEQRGEELWAVPVLGKSGLISNMVESHGLARIPSEKQGVAEGELVEVEIY, encoded by the coding sequence TTGGCTTTATTCAGTGCTGTCACCGTAGAACAGGTGAAAGAGATTTTGAAAAAACATCTGGAGGGCTATAAGCCCGAAATTGAGGAAGCGAACTTACTCCAGGCTTACAACAGGGTGCTGGCGGAGGACATTGTTTCACCGGAAGACATCCCTGCCTTTAACCGCTCCACCGTAGATGGTTTTGCGGTGAGGGCCAGGGACACCTTCGGGGCTAGCGAATCCATGCCCGCACTCCTGACCCTCGTGGGCGAAATCAGGATGGGTGAGCAAACAGAAATCAAACTTTCAACCGGTGAGGCAGCAAAAATACCCACCGGCGGCATGCTGCCCGAGTGTTCTGACGCCGTCGTTATGCTGGAATATACACAACTAATGGATGACACCATCCTCTGCGCCGAAAAGCCGGTGGCGCCGAAAGAAAACGTGGTGGAAAAGGGGGAAGATATAAAAAAGGGCAGTGTGGTGCTAAAAAAAGGTCATACGTTGAGGCCCCAGGATTTGGGAGCACTGGCGGCGGTGGGTATTGACCGCATAAAATTAGTAAAGCCCCCTGCAGTATCGGTTATTTCCACCGGTGATGAAATAAAGCCTCCTGCATCATCTGTTAAGCCCGGGGAAGTGAGAGATATAAACACCTATGCCATTTGCGGAGAAGTGATGAAATGGGGAGGTTTGCCCCTACCGCAGGGCATAGTGAGGGATAATTTCGAGGATTTATATGATGCCGTAAAAGCCGCCCTGGAAAAGAGCCATATGGTGCTCCTGTCCGGCGGAAGTTCGGTGGGTGCCAGGGACCACACCGTGAAGGTTATCGAAAGCCTGGGAAAACCCGGTGTGCTGGCCCACGGCCTTCCGGTAAAACCCGGCAAGCCCACGGTGGTGGCAGTGGTGGATGGCAAGCCCATCATCGGTCTTCCCGGTCACCCGGTCTCGGCCATGGTGATATTTGAAATACTCGTAAGGCCCATTATATCCACGATGCTGGGAAGGCCCGAAGATTTCGGGGGAACGAGAGTCTATGCCAGGATGTCCAGGAATATAGCATCCGCCGCAGGAAGACAGGATTTTATAAGGGTTAAGCTGGAGCAAAGGGGAGAAGAGCTCTGGGCGGTGCCGGTTCTGGGAAAATCGGGGCTCATTTCCAATATGGTAGAGTCCCACGGATTAGCCCGTATCCCGTCCGAAAAGCAGGGAGTGGCAGAAGGCGAACTGGTGGAGGTAGAAATATATTAA
- the ribD gene encoding bifunctional diaminohydroxyphosphoribosylaminopyrimidine deaminase/5-amino-6-(5-phosphoribosylamino)uracil reductase RibD, which yields MDRDKFFMERALRLAEKGVGSTSPNPMVGAVLVKDGEIIGEGFHKKAGEPHAEVLALKQAGERARGAELFVTLEPCSHYGRTPPCVQAIIKAGVTGVVAAMEDPNPLVSGRGIKMLEEAGIQVRVGVMEERARKLNEVFIKYITTKKPFVVGKIAQSLDGKIALSSGISRWITGEPARIRAHELRSRYDAVMVGIGTVLADDPLLTCRLPGREKDPVKIVVDSTLKIPVNARLFQDSGKVIIAATQKADRQKMRVLKELGADIIETESNGGDMVNLPQLFEILGTMGITGVLVEGGSRLLASLSKEELLDKLIIFVAPRLIGAEGLSSVGNLFVDELKKTPRFTIGSLEQIGEDIMLEAYKG from the coding sequence ATGGATAGGGACAAATTTTTTATGGAAAGAGCTTTAAGATTGGCCGAAAAAGGGGTGGGTTCCACCAGCCCCAACCCCATGGTGGGAGCGGTGCTGGTAAAGGATGGAGAGATCATCGGTGAAGGTTTCCATAAAAAGGCCGGAGAGCCCCATGCGGAAGTGTTGGCCTTAAAACAGGCCGGCGAAAGGGCTAGAGGTGCTGAACTTTTTGTTACTCTGGAGCCCTGCAGCCATTACGGTAGAACACCACCCTGTGTGCAGGCCATAATAAAAGCCGGAGTGACAGGAGTGGTTGCCGCCATGGAGGATCCCAATCCTCTGGTCTCGGGTCGGGGCATTAAGATGCTGGAAGAAGCAGGGATACAGGTAAGAGTGGGGGTGATGGAGGAAAGAGCCAGGAAGTTAAATGAGGTATTCATAAAATATATCACCACAAAAAAACCTTTTGTGGTGGGGAAAATAGCTCAGTCGCTGGACGGCAAGATTGCATTATCCTCCGGAATATCTCGATGGATAACCGGGGAACCGGCCCGGATTAGAGCCCACGAACTTCGCAGTCGTTATGATGCCGTTATGGTGGGCATCGGCACGGTGCTGGCCGATGATCCGCTCTTGACATGCCGCCTGCCCGGCCGAGAAAAAGATCCTGTGAAAATAGTTGTGGATTCTACCCTGAAAATTCCCGTAAATGCCCGTTTGTTCCAGGACAGCGGCAAAGTTATAATTGCCGCTACTCAAAAGGCAGACAGGCAAAAAATGCGGGTTTTAAAAGAGCTCGGTGCCGATATCATAGAGACAGAAAGCAACGGCGGTGATATGGTAAATCTACCGCAACTTTTTGAAATCCTCGGAACTATGGGCATAACCGGAGTCCTGGTGGAAGGCGGTTCAAGACTTCTGGCGTCGCTTTCAAAGGAAGAACTTCTGGACAAGCTCATAATATTTGTGGCACCAAGGCTGATAGGGGCGGAGGGCTTAAGCTCCGTCGGAAACCTTTTTGTTGATGAATTAAAAAAGACCCCGAGATTTACCATAGGGTCTTTGGAGCAAATAGGTGAAGATATCATGCTGGAAGCTTACAAGGGGTGA
- the moaA gene encoding GTP 3',8-cyclase MoaA: MKDAIGREINYLRISITDRCNFRCLYCMPEKGVESKSHMDILRFEEILEFVKAVAPLGISKVRVTGGEPLVRKGVVGFIRELRAIDGIRDISMTTNGSLLSFMARDLKQAGLDRVNISLDSLKSERFHKITRWGKLSDVLCGIESALETGLIPVKINCVMVKGFNDDEIEDFVNLTMNHPIYIRFIELMPLGEKGWGQGRYISADEIKALIKEKLIPTGAPAGAGPAVYYRAPGAVGAVGFITPISRHFCDACNRVRLTADGKLKPCLESDLEIDIKTALREKKGDEHLRRLFKEALLKKPVCHHMKPEENAGHFRKMWQIGG, from the coding sequence ATGAAAGATGCCATCGGAAGGGAAATAAACTACCTCAGGATTTCCATAACGGACAGGTGCAATTTCCGCTGCCTTTACTGCATGCCGGAAAAAGGTGTGGAATCTAAAAGTCACATGGACATCCTGAGATTTGAGGAGATTCTGGAGTTTGTCAAGGCCGTAGCCCCCCTGGGTATTTCCAAAGTCAGAGTTACCGGTGGCGAACCGCTGGTGAGAAAGGGTGTGGTGGGTTTTATCCGGGAACTTCGGGCCATAGACGGCATAAGGGATATTTCCATGACCACCAATGGCTCGCTGCTTTCATTCATGGCTCGGGATTTAAAGCAAGCAGGGCTTGATAGGGTAAACATCAGCCTTGACAGCTTAAAGTCCGAAAGGTTTCACAAAATCACAAGATGGGGAAAACTTTCCGATGTGCTCTGCGGCATAGAGTCGGCCCTTGAGACGGGCCTCATCCCTGTTAAGATAAACTGTGTGATGGTGAAGGGCTTTAACGACGACGAGATTGAGGATTTTGTAAATCTTACCATGAATCATCCGATTTATATCAGGTTTATTGAGCTCATGCCCCTGGGGGAAAAGGGATGGGGGCAGGGCAGATATATTTCTGCAGATGAAATAAAAGCCTTGATAAAAGAAAAACTTATACCCACCGGCGCACCTGCTGGAGCGGGGCCTGCGGTATATTACAGGGCACCGGGGGCTGTCGGAGCCGTAGGATTCATAACCCCCATCAGCCGCCATTTCTGTGATGCCTGCAACCGGGTGCGCCTTACCGCCGACGGTAAGCTGAAGCCCTGCCTGGAATCGGACCTGGAGATAGATATAAAAACTGCTCTTCGGGAGAAAAAGGGTGATGAGCACCTCAGACGGTTGTTTAAAGAGGCCCTACTAAAAAAGCCCGTATGTCATCATATGAAGCCTGAGGAAAATGCGGGTCACTTTCGAAAGATGTGGCAGATAGGGGGATAG
- a CDS encoding molybdopterin biosynthesis protein, with protein sequence MKKRDVYLDNMPLEEAKKLFFEDLQEAGILKSREPEILDVRKALGRVTAEPVFAKISSPHYHAAAMDGIAVAAKDTFGADDSNPVRLKEGIHFKYVDTGDPLPPGCDTVIMIEEVHPVGDGEVEIIKSYSPWDNVRGIGEDIVATELIVPENHRLRPQDLGAILAGGHVQVAVRKKPIVAIIPTGTELVSPGTVLKPGDIIEYNSAMLAGFVEEWGGQALVMEKVEDDYEKIKQKIQEALEKADAVIINAGSSAGSEDYTSSCIAELGKLLVHGVAIRPGKPVMLGRIGEKPVMGIPGYPVSAVLTMNLFVKPLIYLMQGIPEPEPEKINAVMSRRVVSSIGTEEFLRVKLGRIGERVCASPLPRGAGVIMSMVRADGIARIPALKEGLEAGEQVEVELLRPGYEIENTVVIIGSHDITLDLLANEVKKYYPELNISSAHVGSMGGIMALKRGECHMAGIHLLDPDTGEYNVPYIKRYLLEKGVVLVNLIYRQQGIMVPKGNPKAIKSIEDLRRPDVLFINRQRGAGTRLLLDLKLKQLGISPDEIRGYDREEYTHMAVAAAVAGGSADAGLGILAAANALNLDFIPISPEEYDLVIPEEFYHLDSVKKMLQVINTDEFKQKVEALGGYDTRDTGKVTIVPRGRFH encoded by the coding sequence ATGAAGAAAAGGGATGTTTATCTGGACAATATGCCTCTGGAAGAAGCAAAGAAGTTATTTTTTGAGGACCTGCAGGAGGCTGGGATTTTAAAGTCCCGGGAGCCGGAGATCCTGGATGTCCGGAAGGCTCTGGGAAGGGTTACGGCAGAGCCAGTTTTTGCTAAAATTTCGTCGCCCCATTACCATGCGGCGGCCATGGATGGCATTGCGGTGGCGGCAAAGGATACCTTCGGAGCCGATGACAGTAATCCCGTCAGGTTAAAAGAAGGAATCCACTTTAAATATGTTGACACCGGGGACCCCCTTCCCCCCGGATGCGACACGGTGATAATGATTGAAGAGGTCCATCCGGTGGGTGATGGAGAAGTGGAGATAATCAAATCCTACTCCCCCTGGGACAACGTGAGGGGGATAGGGGAGGACATAGTGGCCACTGAACTCATCGTGCCGGAAAATCACCGGCTGCGGCCCCAGGATCTGGGAGCCATCCTGGCGGGAGGGCATGTGCAGGTGGCTGTGAGGAAAAAACCGATTGTAGCTATAATCCCCACGGGAACCGAACTGGTATCCCCTGGGACGGTTTTAAAACCCGGGGATATCATAGAATACAATTCTGCTATGCTGGCCGGGTTTGTGGAAGAATGGGGCGGTCAGGCCCTGGTGATGGAAAAGGTTGAAGACGATTATGAAAAAATAAAACAAAAAATTCAGGAAGCCTTGGAAAAAGCTGATGCGGTCATAATTAACGCGGGTTCTTCGGCAGGGTCTGAGGACTATACTTCATCATGTATAGCGGAACTGGGTAAACTGCTGGTTCACGGCGTGGCCATAAGGCCCGGAAAACCCGTGATGCTTGGAAGAATAGGCGAAAAACCTGTTATGGGCATTCCCGGCTATCCGGTATCGGCGGTTCTTACCATGAACCTCTTTGTGAAGCCATTGATTTATTTGATGCAGGGAATCCCGGAACCGGAGCCGGAAAAGATAAATGCCGTCATGTCCCGGCGGGTGGTGTCGTCCATCGGCACCGAGGAATTCCTCAGAGTAAAGCTCGGGCGTATAGGAGAGCGGGTCTGCGCCTCTCCCCTTCCCCGGGGCGCCGGTGTTATCATGTCCATGGTGAGAGCCGACGGCATCGCCAGGATACCGGCATTAAAGGAAGGTCTGGAGGCCGGGGAACAGGTGGAAGTGGAGCTTTTGAGGCCAGGATATGAGATTGAAAACACCGTTGTCATAATAGGAAGCCATGATATAACCCTTGACCTCCTCGCCAATGAAGTCAAAAAATATTACCCGGAGCTCAATATCTCTTCCGCCCACGTGGGGAGCATGGGAGGGATCATGGCATTAAAGCGGGGTGAATGCCACATGGCGGGCATTCACCTTCTGGACCCCGATACCGGGGAATACAACGTGCCCTATATAAAAAGGTATCTTCTGGAAAAGGGAGTAGTCCTGGTAAATCTCATCTACCGGCAGCAGGGCATTATGGTACCGAAAGGCAACCCTAAAGCAATAAAAAGCATCGAGGATTTAAGAAGGCCCGATGTACTTTTCATCAACCGCCAGAGGGGAGCCGGCACCAGGCTGCTTCTGGATTTAAAATTAAAGCAGCTGGGGATATCTCCCGATGAAATCCGGGGATATGACCGGGAGGAATATACCCATATGGCGGTAGCGGCAGCGGTGGCTGGAGGCAGCGCCGATGCGGGCCTGGGGATCCTGGCGGCTGCCAATGCCCTTAACCTGGACTTTATCCCGATATCGCCGGAAGAGTATGACCTTGTTATACCCGAGGAATTTTACCATCTGGATTCGGTAAAGAAGATGCTTCAGGTCATAAACACCGATGAATTCAAGCAAAAGGTGGAAGCCCTGGGAGGCTACGACACCCGCGATACGGGCAAAGTGACTATCGTGCCACGGGGACGGTTCCATTGA